In the genome of Limnothrix sp. FACHB-406, one region contains:
- a CDS encoding Npun_F5749 family FMN-dependent PPOX-type flavoprotein has product MAPWRSPLSRALHRNRSLIYARYLQLATVRPDGSPANRTVVFRGFRDRTDWLTVITDSRSEKMPQLATNPRAEACWYFPKTREQFRIAGTLRAVLATTPDPTEQAERSRLWQNLSDAARLQFAWPNPRGDRTVDPAAFAPPPPNPIAPLETFVLLWLIPERVDWLELKGEPQNRTGFDRTPDGWQTHALNP; this is encoded by the coding sequence TTGGCCCCTTGGCGATCGCCCTTGTCGCGAGCCTTGCACCGCAACCGATCGCTGATCTATGCCCGCTATTTGCAGTTGGCCACGGTGCGCCCTGATGGCAGTCCCGCGAACCGAACGGTGGTCTTTCGGGGATTTCGCGATCGCACGGATTGGCTCACGGTGATCACGGACAGCCGCAGCGAAAAGATGCCGCAATTGGCTACGAATCCCCGCGCGGAAGCCTGTTGGTACTTTCCCAAAACGCGCGAGCAATTTCGGATTGCCGGAACCTTGCGGGCGGTGCTGGCCACCACGCCCGACCCCACGGAACAGGCCGAGCGATCGCGCCTGTGGCAAAACCTTTCGGATGCGGCCCGATTGCAATTTGCTTGGCCCAATCCTCGGGGCGATCGCACGGTTGACCCTGCCGCCTTTGCGCCGCCGCCGCCGAATCCGATCGCGCCGCTGGAGACCTTTGTGCTGTTGTGGCTCATCCCTGAGCGGGTGGATTGGTTGGAGCTGAAGGGGGAGCCGCAAAATCGCACCGGGTTCGATCGCACCCCCGACGGTTGGCAAACCCACGCCCTCAACCCCTAG
- a CDS encoding DUF1565 domain-containing protein yields MGLPLRHFSRCWSGRAVRAIGLGLLVGAIGTLGGPFQPPARSGVVLTVDPQGNDAAARSGRGSFRTITSALDHASQYSNGVTIRLSPGRYSAELGEQFPLRVPDGVTLSGDLDGQGQAVVIQGAGGFSSRSFSQQAVAIALTGSGSVLGVTVSNPVPRGTGIWVESDGATPVIANNRLLNNHRDGIFVTGRAQPQILRNWFQNNGGNGLSITRDAGGIVRENRFQATGFGLAIGGNASPVIQDNQITQNRDGVVISNQAQPLLRRNQIEGNSNDGLVMIDRAQPDLGTAFSPGENRILNNGRYAIYNATKGTTVSAVGNELDRSRVMGSVLLSWGGLGGSQSIAPGFRPIAPILSLQRL; encoded by the coding sequence ATGGGTCTGCCACTGCGCCATTTTTCCCGTTGCTGGTCGGGTCGGGCTGTTCGGGCGATCGGGCTGGGGCTGTTGGTCGGGGCGATTGGGACATTAGGCGGGCCGTTTCAGCCGCCTGCCCGTTCCGGCGTGGTGTTAACGGTGGATCCCCAAGGTAATGATGCGGCCGCTCGATCGGGCCGCGGCAGCTTCCGCACCATCACCAGCGCCCTTGACCATGCCAGTCAATACAGCAATGGGGTCACCATTCGTCTGTCTCCGGGCCGCTACAGTGCGGAATTAGGCGAGCAGTTTCCCCTGCGTGTGCCCGATGGGGTGACCCTCAGCGGCGATCTGGACGGCCAGGGCCAAGCGGTGGTCATTCAAGGGGCCGGCGGCTTCAGCAGTCGCAGTTTTTCTCAACAGGCCGTGGCGATCGCCCTGACGGGGAGCGGGTCGGTGTTGGGGGTCACGGTCAGCAATCCTGTGCCACGCGGTACGGGCATTTGGGTGGAAAGCGACGGAGCCACGCCCGTGATTGCCAACAACCGCCTTTTGAACAACCATCGCGACGGCATTTTCGTGACGGGGCGGGCCCAACCGCAAATTCTGCGAAATTGGTTCCAAAACAACGGCGGCAATGGCCTGTCCATCACCCGTGATGCGGGGGGAATTGTGCGCGAAAACCGGTTTCAGGCAACGGGGTTTGGCCTGGCGATCGGGGGCAATGCCAGCCCGGTGATTCAAGATAATCAAATTACCCAAAACCGAGATGGGGTGGTGATTTCTAATCAGGCCCAACCGCTGCTGCGCCGTAACCAAATTGAAGGCAACAGTAACGATGGGTTGGTGATGATCGATCGCGCGCAGCCGGATTTGGGCACGGCCTTCAGCCCCGGCGAGAATCGCATTCTGAATAATGGTCGCTATGCGATCTATAACGCCACTAAGGGAACGACGGTTTCGGCGGTGGGCAATGAGTTAGATCGATCGCGGGTGATGGGATCGGTGCTGCTGTCTTGGGGTGGCTTAGGGGGATCGCAATCGATCGCCCCAGGATTCCGCCCGATCGCCCCTATCCTCTCGTTGCAACGGCTATGA